The stretch of DNA AATCACATTACTTCTCATAATTTCACAGCATCTTATTGCTATTAAATGCCTTGTAACCAACAATATTAGTTACAAGTCACTAATATTGTtagttattgttttttatggtttctgcttttcatttcacagtCTCTTAAGCCATTCTGGTCACATTTAAGGTCCGGCCTGTCCTAGTAATTTTCTAGGAAGTATTTAAactttcatttactttattacatttatttgtcagGGACAATGTACAAAAAACATTAATCTCATACAAGGAGGAGACATGTATTGTACCAGATTTAGCTTATATCCTACTTCAGTCCCTTGTGGAAAAGTGTTACCCTGAAATCCTATGAGAATAGTTATTAACACTGCTACTGAAACACTCTTACCATCTAGTTTCTTCAGATTAGGTAGTCTTTTACAGGCTTCATCCATCCAGGTTCCCTCAGCTGAATGCTTCTCCTCCAGTGGATTTCCAACAAACACCAGGTCTATGAGGCATGGCAGGTCAGCTAGCCTCACAAACTCTCctacacaacacaaaaaagatcaaattgaagtaactaaccctaacccaaactctaaaaacaagaataattaCCCTAAACAAATCACAGCATAGTCGGTTAGCTATATTTAATAAACGTAGCTTACCCCATTCTTTGACCAGGTTGTTGGACATGTAGAGGACTTTGAGGTTCCTCATGCATTGGATTCCCTTCAGTTTCTCTATCAAGTTATAGGAGATCCACAACTCTTCTAGCGTGTCCCCAACTgcttcctgcacacacacagacacacagtcgaCGTAAAATAATGTACAAAATGCAACAGGAAATTAATAAACATGTGGAAAATCAAAGTAGTTCATGTTATTCTGTTCCATATGTAACTTACCAGCCCTGTGAGGGCCTTTATATTATTTCTTCCTAATGACAATATCCTCAAGTTCTCTGGAAACACACAATATAACATCATAatatgataacacatttcattctGTGAATACAGCATGCCTGTGTGTGGTTATATGTTATTGTGCGGTCAGTACTCACTCAGACCATTGAGATTGGTTATTTTCTCAATGCAGTTTGTGGACAGAGACAGCTTCCTGTGGAGGAAACAAcaatatatataacaatatgtCA from Pempheris klunzingeri isolate RE-2024b chromosome 13, fPemKlu1.hap1, whole genome shotgun sequence encodes:
- the dnal1 gene encoding dynein axonemal light chain 1 encodes the protein MDASLSTLTNCEKLSLSTNCIEKITNLNGLKNLRILSLGRNNIKALTGLEAVGDTLEELWISYNLIEKLKGIQCMRNLKVLYMSNNLVKEWGEFVRLADLPCLIDLVFVGNPLEEKHSAEGTWMDEACKRLPNLKKLDGTPVIKQEEDEGDGES